Proteins encoded together in one Lathyrus oleraceus cultivar Zhongwan6 chromosome 5, CAAS_Psat_ZW6_1.0, whole genome shotgun sequence window:
- the LOC127081401 gene encoding uncharacterized protein LOC127081401: MILTEYDIQYTTQKAIKSSIVVDYLAHHPVEDYHPMKFEFPDEDVLFLKECYPRPYPDKGPEPGSRWMLVFDGASNALGNSVGDVITSPTGFHIPFTAKIYFDCTNIMAEYEACIYGIEVAIDLRIKYLNVNGDSALVISQINGDWETRHPNLIPYREHVMKLIPYFEEITFDHIPREENHLADALATLAYMFKVKWANEIPSVAT; encoded by the coding sequence ATGATTTTAACcgagtatgatatccagtatacgaCTCAAAAGGCCATCAAGAGTAGTATAGTTGTTGACTACTTAGCTCATCACCCTGTAGAGGATTATCAtccaatgaagtttgaatttcctgatgaagatgtATTGTTTCTCAAAGAATGTTACCCCAGACCATACCCAGACAAAGGCCCAGAACCAGGATCACGATGGATGCTCGTGTTTGATGGTGCTTCAAATGCTTTGGGAAACAGTGTGGGAGATGTCATTACTTCTCCCACGGGTTTTCATATTCCTTTCACTGCCAAAATCTATTTTGATTGCACGAATATAATGGccgaatatgaagcttgtatctaCGGGATTGAAGTCgctattgatttgagaatcaaatatctGAATGTAAATGGGGATTCTGCTCTAGTTATCAGCCAAATCAATGGAGATTGGGAGACTCGTCACCCGAATCTGATTCCGTACCGAGAGCATGTGATGAAATTGATTCCATACTTTGAGGAGATCACGTTTGATCATATTCCAAGGGAAGAAAACCATTTAGCAGATGCACTGGCTACTCTAGCATACATGTTTAAAGTTAAATGGGCAAATGAGATCCCCTCTGTCGCAacgtga
- the LOC127081402 gene encoding uncharacterized protein LOC127081402 codes for MSYSQVLQHLLQLKLVSLRGMPQPPERLPAGYNPNARCEFHSGGIGHDVENCWALKYKVKELLDSKAIQFTPNNGPNIIQNLMPAHVRPTVNVVEDGENLNLIMDVNLLSTSLSCVKSYLIKNNIFPGCFPECCECQNHPEGCVNLKVGIQNLIDEGFLQRDRIFKDDKFEEKDVAVISISYTLANISAPARSTPLTITLLGLIPYSSKSVVPWHYGSDVYYHGVNQEGKPFEEKPSDDESLNVDNFVGTGRITRSGRVYSPQNGQDNADALAKAKGKQVMGDNLEYVPVNALKPNAIHGTSSSEEVEELLRLIRKSDYKVIDHMRQTLSKISILSLLLCSKAHSNALMKLLSSSFVPQNINVNQLEGVMASISADNGLGFKDFDLPPEGRNHNKALHTSME; via the coding sequence ATGTCTTATTCCCAGGTGCTTCAACATTTATTGCAATTGAAGTTGGTTAGTTTAAGGGGCATGCCACAGCCTCCTGAGAGGCTTCCTGCAGGTTATAATCCTAATGCCCGATGCGAGTTTCATTCTGGAGGTATAGgccatgatgtggagaattgttgGGCTCTTAAGTACAAAGTGAAAGAGTTGTTGGATTCTAAGGCCATTCAGTTCACTCCGAACAATGGACCGAACATTATCCAAAACCTGATGCCTGCTCATGTCAGACCTACTGTTAATGTTGTGGAAGATGGTGAGAacttgaatttgatcatggatGTGAACCTATTGTCTACTTCATTGTCGTGTGTTAAAAGTTATCTGATCAAGAATAATATTTTTCCTGGATGCTTTCCAGAATGTTGTGAGTGCCAGAATCACCCAGAGGGTTGTGTTAATCTGAAAGTTGGGATTCAGAATTTAATTGATGAAGGTTTCCTACAGCGTGATAGAATTTTTAAAGATGATAAATTTGAAGAGAAAGATGTGGCAGTAATTTCTATTTCGTACACTCTTGCAAATATTTCAGCGCCTGCTAGGTCTACTCCCTTGACAATCACGTTGCTTGGTCTTATTCCTTACTCTAGCAAGAGTGTTGTGCCATGGCACTATGGGTCGGATGTCTATTATCATGGAGTGAATCAAGAGGGGAAGCCTTTTGAGGAAAAGCCAAGTGACGATGAAAGTTTGAATGTTGACAATTTTGTCGGTACAGGAAGAATTACCAGAAGTGGTAGGGTATATTCTCCACAAAATGGTCAAGATAATGCTGATGCCTTGGCAAAAGCTAAGGGTAAACAAGTAATGGGTGATAATTTAGAATATGTGCCAGTTAATGCTCTTAAACCAAATGCAATTCATGGAACTTCTTCGTCTGAAGAAGTTGAAGAGTTATTGAGATTAATCAGGAAAAGTGACTATAAAGTGATAGATCATATGAGACAGACATTGTCTAAGATTTCAATATTATCCCTGTTGTTGTGTTCTAAAGCCCATAGTAATGCTCTGATGAAATTGTTAAGTTCCTCTTTTGTGCCGCAAAACATCAATGTCAACCAGTTAGAAGGGGTTATGGCCAGTATATCAGCTGACAATGGTTTGGGTTTTAAAGACTTTGATCTCCCTCCTGAGGGACGCAATCATAATAAAGCTCTGCACACCTCTATGGAATGA